The following coding sequences are from one Candidatus Latescibacter sp. window:
- a CDS encoding type II toxin-antitoxin system RelE/ParE family toxin produces MKIYQSRSFEKKIKRIHKGEKEIVDQEIRNIANNPSIGVEKKGGLRGIFVHKFKIKTSEYLLAYRIIGEDLELIMIGPHENYYRM; encoded by the coding sequence ATGAAAATATACCAATCAAGGTCTTTTGAGAAAAAGATAAAGAGAATACATAAAGGAGAAAAAGAAATAGTAGATCAGGAAATAAGAAATATTGCAAATAATCCTTCTATTGGAGTTGAAAAGAAAGGAGGTCTAAGGGGAATATTTGTTCACAAATTCAAAATTAAAACCTCTGAGTATCTTCTTGCTTATCGAATCATTGGAGAGGATTTGGAGTTAATCATGATTGGTCCACATGAAAATTATTATCGAATGTAG
- a CDS encoding amino acid racemase, which yields MIRHIGIVACSAEGAALCYLAICREGADILGRHAHPEITMHTYPLSEYMKHIYNGDWEGVAQLMISSAEKVTRAGADFLICPDNTIHQAFNTVCASTPRPWIHIADAVINEAITFGYRSLGILGTRYLMEGPVYREKLDAANILHTIPPEKEREHINRIIFDELVYGLFTGNSRTFFSHVIASLKQEGCDAVVLGCTEIPLLITPDVSPLPTLDSTRLLARTALRAAVGHTGMERLFQGSVCCPKEK from the coding sequence ATGATTCGGCATATCGGGATCGTGGCCTGTTCCGCTGAAGGCGCGGCTCTCTGCTATCTGGCCATATGCAGGGAGGGCGCTGATATCCTGGGCCGTCACGCCCACCCCGAAATCACCATGCACACCTATCCGCTGAGCGAATACATGAAGCACATCTATAACGGCGACTGGGAGGGAGTGGCGCAGCTCATGATCAGTTCGGCAGAGAAGGTGACCCGTGCAGGCGCCGATTTCCTTATCTGCCCGGACAACACCATTCACCAGGCATTCAATACAGTATGCGCCAGTACCCCCCGTCCCTGGATTCACATTGCGGACGCGGTAATCAACGAGGCGATTACCTTCGGTTACCGCTCTCTCGGGATTCTGGGTACCCGCTATCTGATGGAAGGCCCTGTATACCGTGAAAAACTCGATGCTGCGAACATACTCCATACCATACCGCCCGAGAAAGAGCGTGAGCACATTAATCGCATCATATTCGATGAGCTTGTGTACGGTCTCTTTACCGGTAATTCGCGTACCTTTTTCTCCCATGTCATCGCCTCCCTGAAACAAGAGGGGTGCGATGCAGTGGTCCTCGGCTGTACCGAAATCCCTCTCCTGATCACCCCCGATGTTTCTCCGCTCCCGACTCTCGACTCCACACGGCTCCTGGCGCGGACAGCGCTCAGAGCTGCGGTGGGTCATACAGGCATGGAGAGATTGTTTCAGGGTTCCGTTTGCTGCCCGAAGGAAAAATGA
- a CDS encoding nucleoside transporter C-terminal domain-containing protein encodes MSVYNLISFAGIFILLGIAWLFSENRRILNRRAIFWGIALQFIFAFFVFVFPPGATVFLWINDVVVKIMGSAAAGAEFLFGRLALPPGASNASGESSLGFFLAFQALPTIIFFSALMSILYFLGIMPRLIRAFAYLFTRFMRISGAESLCTSSNIFVGIESTLTIRPHLANMTRSELALVLTAGMATVASNVLAVYVFSLKAYFPTIAGHLISASFLSAPAAIVMAKIIVPETETPETLGQHIHPSYDREANIFEAVINGANAGVKLIVGIVALLVAVLGLVALIDLVLAGAGDWINAFFGIGIDWSLKGLMGYVFYPITLILGVPLSDAGTISKIIGERVIVTELTAYQDLAAAMGKHLLTDPRSAVICAYALCGFAHVASLAIFIGGVSAIAPSTTNTLSKIGVRALIAATLACLMTACVAGTFFTEGSIIFNRP; translated from the coding sequence ATGTCCGTCTATAACCTTATCTCTTTTGCCGGCATCTTCATACTCCTCGGAATCGCGTGGCTTTTCTCAGAAAACCGCAGGATTCTCAATCGGCGGGCCATATTCTGGGGTATCGCGCTCCAATTCATCTTCGCATTTTTCGTGTTCGTTTTCCCGCCCGGAGCAACGGTCTTCCTCTGGATAAACGATGTGGTGGTCAAAATCATGGGTTCGGCGGCGGCCGGCGCCGAATTTCTGTTCGGCAGGCTTGCTCTTCCTCCCGGAGCCTCGAACGCCTCAGGAGAAAGCTCCCTCGGATTCTTCCTGGCGTTCCAGGCTCTTCCCACCATCATTTTCTTTTCTGCGCTCATGTCCATCCTCTATTTCCTGGGTATCATGCCCCGTCTGATCAGGGCGTTCGCCTACCTTTTCACCCGGTTTATGCGCATTTCCGGCGCTGAATCGCTCTGCACCTCCTCGAATATCTTCGTGGGGATCGAATCCACTCTTACCATCCGTCCTCATCTGGCGAATATGACCCGCTCCGAACTGGCGCTGGTTCTAACCGCGGGTATGGCCACTGTGGCCTCCAATGTCCTAGCGGTGTATGTGTTCAGCCTCAAAGCCTATTTTCCTACAATCGCCGGACACCTCATCTCCGCCTCTTTCCTGTCGGCGCCGGCGGCGATAGTAATGGCAAAAATCATCGTCCCGGAGACAGAAACCCCGGAAACCCTGGGGCAGCATATCCATCCCAGCTACGACCGCGAGGCGAACATCTTCGAGGCCGTTATCAACGGGGCCAATGCCGGGGTGAAACTCATCGTGGGGATCGTCGCTCTGCTTGTGGCGGTGCTGGGGCTTGTAGCGCTCATCGACCTGGTGCTTGCCGGCGCGGGAGACTGGATCAACGCTTTTTTCGGAATCGGGATCGACTGGTCGCTCAAAGGGCTGATGGGATATGTTTTTTATCCGATTACCCTGATTCTGGGGGTTCCCCTCTCTGATGCGGGCACAATTTCAAAGATCATCGGAGAGCGGGTCATTGTAACCGAGCTTACGGCATACCAGGACCTGGCCGCCGCAATGGGAAAACACCTGCTCACCGATCCCCGGTCTGCGGTTATCTGCGCCTACGCACTCTGCGGATTCGCCCATGTGGCCTCCCTGGCCATATTTATCGGCGGAGTATCCGCCATCGCGCCCTCTACAACCAATACCCTGAGCAAAATCGGGGTCAGGGCGCTCATAGCCGCAACACTTGCCTGCCTTATGACCGCCTGCGTGGCGGGGACATTCTTTACTGAAGGATCGATTATTTTTAACAGGCCATGA